TACGATCGCAATCAATCTGGTTTAGCACTCAATGGCTTCGACTTCACGTCATCTCTGGGACTCACAGATACTAGTGGTAGCGGTGCACTCAGAGAAGTAGACATCGAAGCTGCAACCCGTCTGAATAACACAATATACTGGACAGGTTCCAACAGCAACTCCTCCAGCGGTGACTATAGACCGAACCGCGATCGCCTATTTGCAACGCAGATATCAGGCACAGGTGCAAATACTACCCTCAGCTACCAAGGACGTTACGACTTTCTAGAACAAGACGTGACCGCATGGGATAGGAACAACGGTCACGGATTGGGTGCTAATTACTTGGGACTGACTGCCAGTGCTACGCCTGGGGTGATTCCTGAAAGTATAAACGGTTACAATATTGAAGGTTTGACAATCGCACCTGATAACACCACTGCTTACGTAGCTTTTCGTGCCCCCCTTGAACCTGCAAGTAACCGCAGCGACGCGCTGATTGTTCCAGTCACAAACTTTACATCCCTATTATCTTCCACTGGTGGCGGTACACAGGGATCTGCAACCTTTGGCGCTCCCATTTTACTTGACTTGGGTGGTCGCGGGATTCGCGAGATTCAACGCAATGCGAGTAACCAGTACGTCATTATTGCTGGTTCTACTGGTTCTACCACAGGAACTGCTCCCAATGATTTCCGCCTGTTCACTTGGACAGGTAACCCAACAGATGCTCCCGAACTACGTAGTGCAAATTTAACAGCACTAAATACTGGTGGTAGCTTTGAGTCTATTGTTGCAGTTCCCGATAATCTCACAAGCACCAGCCAACTTCAATTGTTGACAGATAACGGTGATACTGTTTTCTACAACAACGGAACAGCCGCTAAAGATTTAGGGCAGAACAATTTCAAAAAGTTCCGTAGTGATATTGTTACCTTGGGCGACACCGTTGGTCAAGTCTTCAACGGCACCTCCGGTCGGGATACCATCATTGGTACAGAAGGAAACGATACCATCATTGGTGGTGTAGGTGGAGATACACTCACTGGCGGCGCTGGTTATGACAAATTTGTCTATACAAATATTCGTGATAGTGGCGATACAATTACTGACTTTAAAATTGGTACAGACAAGATTGTTTTGACTCAACTGCTTGATAGCTTAGTTTCTGGAGGATACAACGGCACCAACGCCATAGCCGATAACTATGTAAAAGTTGTCCAAGGCAGTAGTACCAACAACTTCAGCTTACAAATTGATGCAGATGGTTCTACAGGCGGAGATATTTTCCGACCTTTTATTACAGTTAATTTGGCATCCACAAGTACGGGTACTTTGAACGATCCAAGAAACTTCCTTTTCTAACAACTCAAACTAATAACGTAAGTTGCTAGTTAGTGATCCTAAACCGTATTGTTAGGATACATAAAGCAGCTTTTTGAGTACTTTAGAATACCATTTTTTTGAATTTAGTACTTAAAATAAGGCGCTTTTTGATAACTAGCAACTTGGGTTAATATCGCAGTCCTAAATGATTCGTGAAATTTCCTCTTCTCTCTTTTCTTGGCGTCCTTGGCGTCTTGGCGGTTCGTTTAATAAAAAAAATAAACCGCAAAGGACGCGAAGAGCACAAAGGTAAGAAAGTTTAAAAGGGTTTTTGCGTAAGTCCCATTATTCACTCTTAAGAGCGAGGTTTTTTCATGCCGCCAATTAACTTGAGTAGTGTTTACTCTCAAAACTTTGATTCGTTAGCCAACTCAGGTAGTAATACATGGACTGATGACTCCACTATTTCTGGCTGGTACTCTAACAGAATAGCTTACACAGCAGGCACTGGATCAAGCAATACAGGGTCACTCTATAGTTTTGGTAATGCTGCCAGTACAGAACGTGCTTTGGGATCGGTGGCGTCTGGCAGCACAGATACGATTTACTATGGAGTTCGTCTTCTCAATAACACCAGTAACACAATTAACGCACTCAATATTAACTACACGGGTGAGGAGTGGAGAAATGGCGGCAATACAACTCCACAAAGACTAGATTTTCAATATCAAATTGGCGCAACCAATATCACTTCGGGTAGCTGGACTGACTTTAATACACTAGACTTTACCAGCCCCATTGCCACAGCAACTGCGGGTGCATTAGATGGTAACGCAGCGGGCGGTCGCACTGTTTTGTCTTCTACTTTAAGTGGTTTTACCCTTGCCCCAAATCAAGAAATCTGGCTGCGCTGGCAAGACTTAAACGATACTGGAAATGATCACGGCTTGGGAATTGATGACTTCTCTGTCTCTGCAACCAATGCCCCTCCTCCTCCACCACCCACATCTTCTACTCGCATCCATGACATTCAAGGTGCAGCACATATCTCACCTTTAAACGGTCAAACGGTTAGTAACGTTCCTGGTATAGTCACAACTGTACGTTCCAACGGCTTTTACTACCAAGACCCCAACCCAGATACAAATGATGCCACCTCAGAAGGGATCTTTGTCTTCACCAACTCTGCACCAACAGTCGCTGTCGGAAACTCTGTGTTGGTTAGTGGTACAGTAACCGAGTTTCGCCCTGGTGGTTCTACTGGCGCAAACAACCTCACTATCACCGAGATTACCAATCCAACGATTACCACAGTCTCAACTGGTAATCCTTTGCCTAGTCCTATTGTTCTAGGTAATGGCGGACGGACAATTCCAAACATGGTGATTGAAAACGATGCTAGCAACGTAGAAACGAGTGGAACTTTCGACCCTGCCCAAGATGGCATCGACTTTTACGAAAGCTTGGAAGGGATGCTCGTACAGATTAACAATCCTGTAACAGTTAGCCCTACCAACAGTTTTGGTGAAATCTGGGTACTGGCGGATAATGGTGTGAATGCCACAGGACGAACTGCGCGTGGCGGTAGCATCATCAGTCAAAATGATTTTAATCCAGAACGGATTCAGATTGATGACACCCTGGTCAACTTGCCTACTGTTAACGTTGGTGCTCAACTGAGCACAATTACAGGTGTTGTAGACTACAGCTTCAATAACTTTGAAGTATTGCCAACCACCGCACCAACTGTCATTTCCAACAACCTCACAAGAGAAGTCACTGGTTTAACTTCTGTCGATCCCAACAAACTCACAGTTGCCACCTTCAACGTCGAAAACCTCGATCCTGGTGATGGTGCGGCTAAGTTCAACGGTCTGGCTAGTGCAATTGTCAATAACCTGAAGACTCCAGACATCATTAGTGTAGAAGAAATTCAGGACAACAATGGACCAACGAATGATAGTGTGGTGGATGCTAGCACAACCTACCAGACTTTAATCAATGCGATCGCATCTGCTGGCGGTCCCACTTACCAATATCGCCAGATTAATCCAGTAGACGACACCAATGGTGGTGAACCGGGTGGTAATATCCGGGTGGGTTTCCTGTTCAATCCCAACCGCGTCGCTTTTATAGATCGTCCTGGTGGGACTTCTACCTCCAGCACTACAGTCAGCAACGTCAATGGTGTTCCTGTACTCTCTGATAGTCCCGGTCTTATTGACCCCACCAACTCCGCCTTCAACAGCAGTCGTAAGCCTTTAGTTGGGGAATTTGCCTTCAACGGTCAAAGTGTATATGTTATTGCTAACCACTTCAACTCTAAAGGTGGCGACCAACCCCTGTTTGGACCAAATCAACCCCCAACCCTCTCTAGCGAGACACAGCGCAACCAGCAAGCGACAATAGTGAAAAACTTTGTTCAGAACATTCTGGCTGCTGACTCCAACGCCAATGTGGTTGTAGCGGGTGACTTGAACGATTACCAGTTCTCTAACCCACTCAATATCCTAAAAAGTGCTGGACTCACAGATCTCGTTGAAAACCTGCCTGAAAACGAACGTTACACCTTCAAAGTTGTAGGTAACGCCCAAGTTTTGGATCACATTCTGGCTAGTAGCAATTTGAACAATAACTCAGAGTTCGATGTTGTTCACATTAACTCAGAGTTTACAGATCAAGTGAGTGACCATGACCCAAGTGTAGCTCGCTTTAATTTGCCAGCTATAAAGGATACATCAACAACAGGTCGTGGCACATTGACTGGAGGTTCTGGAAATGATGTCCTGATCGGTGGTTCGGGTGCAGACTCCCTCACTGGTGGTGCTGGCAACGACAAATTTGTATACACAAGTATACGCGACCAAGGTGACACTATTAATGATTTTGAGGTGGGCAAAGACAAGATTGTCTTCACCCAACTACTAAGTAGTTTGATTTCAGGAGGCTACGGTGGTACTGACGCTATTGCCGATAACTATGTCAAAGTTGTCCAAGGCACTAGTTCCAATAACTTCAGCGTACAAATTGATGCAGATGGTTCTACAGGCGCAGACATCTTCCGACCATTTATCACGGTTAATCTTCTGGGTACGCGTAACCTCAACAGTTCTAGTAACTTCGTGTTTTAAAAGCTTAAGGTTGCAATTACCATTTTTGTGCTGGCATCTACCAACAAAGTTCATCAACTAAATTAACGGAGTTTTCAATGTCAGCTAAAACTTTTTGGAAAACTGTAGCTTTGGGCTTATTCAGCTTAAGTAGTATCACGATTGCAAAACCATCTTTTGCTGCCAGTGTTGACCTAAGGAGTTTCAATAGAGGAGGTGATGTTGGTAATGTAACTCCAACTCAAGCTACAATCACTAACGCTTACGCAGATGGCGGTGATGATGGCGGTACGAACTATAATGTCTCGGGAAATCAGCCACTTTTTCCGTACCAGTTAGAAACTTTTTTGGGTCTAAGTCCGGGATCTCTTGGTCTTGATATTGCTGAGGGGTCTGCTATCAGTATTTTGAGAAACTTCCAAGCTGGAGATGTTTTTAGTTTTAACTCAAACTTTCAAACCTTTGATGATCCAGGTATTGACCGTGCCTTTGTGTCGATTGTTAACTCAACAACGGGTTCAGTCATCACCCCTCTAACGCTTGGTAATTCTACTTTCAACTATACCTTCTCAACTGCGGGCAACTACACCATCGGCATTGGCGTTGTCGATGGTCCTTTTAATGGGCTACCTGATGCTACTTTCTCATCACGATTGATTGTCAGTAATGCAAACGTAGCGCCAGTTCCCGAACCTCTCACAATCTTGGGTTCTCTGACAGCACTGGGATTGGGTGCGAATATGCGCCGAAGATTTGGTAAGGCTCGGTAAGTTTTGATACTGCTTGAAATGTGTGATACAAATGATTGGTCTTAAATTCTTTCCCCCTGAGAGACTATCGTGTACACACATCTGGCTTTTCACCTCACGTTCGCTTTTCGCTTCCCTAAAATTTTTCCCTCTCCTTTATAAGGAGAGCCAGTGCGTTGCGGTGAATCCAGCGCTGCTCTCCGCTCAGACAACTCTTGGCACGGCGCTGGCTCGACTTCGCAGCTTTTGGGGGGAAGCACAGGAACATAACGTGCCGCCCGTAGCACCTGGCGTGAGGGATGCCCAACAGGGCAGGGTGAGGTTTTCCCACAATTTTGGGTAATTCGATAACTTGTGTGTACACCGTAGCCCTGAGAGGGGGAAGGTGCTGTATATTTGCATCAACCCTTAAGTGAAACGGTACCCCCGCCAAGCAGTAAGCTTTGCGCGTCAGTGTCACCGCAATACGCTTGGTGATAAGCATTTTTCACTTTGCGAATTGGGTTTGGGCAAAAGGTTACTGGGTTTGGGTTAAAGGTTTTTTCTTCCCCTTTTCCTTTTCCCTTTAACCGAACCGTATTGAGTGTCACCCCATCTGTTAGCTCAAATATCGCATCATGGGATCGACACAAATTTTCATATGCAGCACGAACTTTATGCTTTGAGTCGTGCGAATGGTTCCATAACGGTAATCAGAGTTGTTAGCACTTGTGTAATTTTCAGTTGCTGGGAGTCTGTCGTCAAATACAGGCTCCTTTTCTTTTTTTCTACCTGTAAATTTGTCCTCGCTTTCAGTATATTTAGTTATATAGCAGGGAACGCTTAACGCTTAACAGACTTGAAAGTCTCTTGGTGAGCGTGTTTTATCATTACTTCGTGTCTTAATCTACCTGACGACTGCTATATCAAGTTCGCTTAATTGCTTGTAAATCCCACACAACGCACCCCGGTTTTGTCTTGGGCACTACAAAAGAAAAATAAATTTATACATTTGGGATGCCCCCTGCAAAGCTCTGTATTTGTAAAACCGATATGATCCCAGCATTTTTAGGAAAAAAACCTCTAGACAGATAAATATTTTGTATGTCATTGTGTATTCATAAACCATATTCAAACTTATTTTTGGCAATTGAAATAACTTTCAATTGATATAAATAATATTTATCAGAATCATAAAAAAAATGAAATTTCAGATAAAGACAACTAGATGGCACCTAGTTATTATGGTGTTTGTTGGTCTGTTATTGGGGCTGCTTATTGGAAAAAGCGAGTTTTGGCAGGAGAAGACAACA
This portion of the Brasilonema sennae CENA114 genome encodes:
- a CDS encoding PEP-CTERM sorting domain-containing protein, with protein sequence MSAKTFWKTVALGLFSLSSITIAKPSFAASVDLRSFNRGGDVGNVTPTQATITNAYADGGDDGGTNYNVSGNQPLFPYQLETFLGLSPGSLGLDIAEGSAISILRNFQAGDVFSFNSNFQTFDDPGIDRAFVSIVNSTTGSVITPLTLGNSTFNYTFSTAGNYTIGIGVVDGPFNGLPDATFSSRLIVSNANVAPVPEPLTILGSLTALGLGANMRRRFGKAR
- a CDS encoding endonuclease/exonuclease/phosphatase family protein codes for the protein MPPINLSSVYSQNFDSLANSGSNTWTDDSTISGWYSNRIAYTAGTGSSNTGSLYSFGNAASTERALGSVASGSTDTIYYGVRLLNNTSNTINALNINYTGEEWRNGGNTTPQRLDFQYQIGATNITSGSWTDFNTLDFTSPIATATAGALDGNAAGGRTVLSSTLSGFTLAPNQEIWLRWQDLNDTGNDHGLGIDDFSVSATNAPPPPPPTSSTRIHDIQGAAHISPLNGQTVSNVPGIVTTVRSNGFYYQDPNPDTNDATSEGIFVFTNSAPTVAVGNSVLVSGTVTEFRPGGSTGANNLTITEITNPTITTVSTGNPLPSPIVLGNGGRTIPNMVIENDASNVETSGTFDPAQDGIDFYESLEGMLVQINNPVTVSPTNSFGEIWVLADNGVNATGRTARGGSIISQNDFNPERIQIDDTLVNLPTVNVGAQLSTITGVVDYSFNNFEVLPTTAPTVISNNLTREVTGLTSVDPNKLTVATFNVENLDPGDGAAKFNGLASAIVNNLKTPDIISVEEIQDNNGPTNDSVVDASTTYQTLINAIASAGGPTYQYRQINPVDDTNGGEPGGNIRVGFLFNPNRVAFIDRPGGTSTSSTTVSNVNGVPVLSDSPGLIDPTNSAFNSSRKPLVGEFAFNGQSVYVIANHFNSKGGDQPLFGPNQPPTLSSETQRNQQATIVKNFVQNILAADSNANVVVAGDLNDYQFSNPLNILKSAGLTDLVENLPENERYTFKVVGNAQVLDHILASSNLNNNSEFDVVHINSEFTDQVSDHDPSVARFNLPAIKDTSTTGRGTLTGGSGNDVLIGGSGADSLTGGAGNDKFVYTSIRDQGDTINDFEVGKDKIVFTQLLSSLISGGYGGTDAIADNYVKVVQGTSSNNFSVQIDADGSTGADIFRPFITVNLLGTRNLNSSSNFVF
- a CDS encoding type I secretion C-terminal target domain-containing protein, producing the protein MASNPGLLISEIFTNPSGNDSPFEYVELLATQTIDFSANPYSVVFADNGTATSSGWIAGGNLTYGFDITSGVVNAGDVVYVGGSSLAPTGRKVRTINTGTTNGDRFGNANSGGVLGNGGSNADAVGVFNVNISNLTNSTVPTDAIFFGSAGGNAVVSGGTTGYQLPVNDRYSGGKLQSNSFLAPDPGSNQVIVANGTFNTTTNTFTTARSWNISPATNNSSAITLTSGGGSGAAPTIQEATASPFVNLPATIAGAVSGVIADPTDPAKTLGLDFTIADADTPLNNLTVTAVSNNQNVVTNANLTLGGTGASRNLKINPTGVGFADVTVTVSDGTNTNSYLVNYAASAASVTPNTTRFHTGASDASTAIAIDSNYMLVGDDESQVLRLYDRNQSGLALNGFDFTSSLGLTDTSGSGALREVDIEAATRLNNTIYWTGSNSNSSSGDYRPNRDRLFATQISGTGANTTLSYQGRYDFLEQDVTAWDRNNGHGLGANYLGLTASATPGVIPESINGYNIEGLTIAPDNTTAYVAFRAPLEPASNRSDALIVPVTNFTSLLSSTGGGTQGSATFGAPILLDLGGRGIREIQRNASNQYVIIAGSTGSTTGTAPNDFRLFTWTGNPTDAPELRSANLTALNTGGSFESIVAVPDNLTSTSQLQLLTDNGDTVFYNNGTAAKDLGQNNFKKFRSDIVTLGDTVGQVFNGTSGRDTIIGTEGNDTIIGGVGGDTLTGGAGYDKFVYTNIRDSGDTITDFKIGTDKIVLTQLLDSLVSGGYNGTNAIADNYVKVVQGSSTNNFSLQIDADGSTGGDIFRPFITVNLASTSTGTLNDPRNFLF